Proteins encoded in a region of the Zunongwangia endophytica genome:
- the lpdA gene encoding dihydrolipoyl dehydrogenase, which yields MADSKKDKKELIVIGAGPGGYAAAFRAADLGIKTTLIDPEANPGGVCLYRGCIPSKALLHVAKVKKEALELSNFGVSFEEPEIDVKKIGKWKDGVVQKLTGGLGQLSKARKVEFIQGKAFFKDDKTVEVEENSGDSYELEFENAIIATGSSPTELPNIEVDHEKIWNSKDALDIKEIPKKLLVIGGGYIGLELGSVYANLGSEVSIAEMTSGFLPGADRDLVKVFEKEQPFKNLYFDTKVEKVEVKKKKVEVVLKSGEKEQKKKFDRVLVAIGRQPNTKASKPQNAGVEIGEDGFIKVFSNRKTSANNIYAIGDITGQPMLAHKASHEGRVAAEVIKGEKGSTYDAKVIPAIVFTDPEIAWCGLTEQELNSSNIDAKVVKFPWSASGRAKALGTDNGLTKLIVEKETEIILGGGVAGKNAGSLIPEIALAIEMGTTARDLALTIHPHPTLSETLMESAELFYGSPTHIVDK from the coding sequence ATGGCAGATAGCAAGAAAGATAAAAAAGAACTGATAGTAATTGGTGCAGGCCCGGGTGGTTATGCAGCCGCTTTTAGAGCAGCCGATTTAGGAATTAAAACCACTTTAATCGATCCTGAAGCTAATCCCGGTGGCGTTTGTTTATATCGCGGGTGTATCCCTTCTAAAGCCTTGTTACATGTTGCGAAAGTGAAAAAAGAGGCTTTAGAATTATCGAATTTTGGAGTGAGTTTTGAAGAACCTGAAATCGATGTCAAGAAAATCGGGAAGTGGAAAGATGGTGTTGTGCAAAAACTTACCGGTGGTCTTGGGCAATTAAGCAAAGCTCGAAAAGTTGAATTTATACAGGGAAAAGCTTTTTTTAAGGATGATAAAACGGTAGAAGTTGAAGAAAATTCTGGTGATTCGTATGAGTTGGAATTTGAAAATGCAATTATAGCTACCGGATCTTCACCAACCGAGTTGCCTAATATTGAAGTTGATCACGAAAAGATCTGGAATTCTAAAGATGCACTTGATATTAAAGAAATTCCGAAGAAATTATTAGTGATTGGTGGCGGTTATATTGGTTTAGAGCTTGGTAGTGTATATGCAAATTTAGGAAGTGAAGTTTCTATTGCTGAAATGACTTCCGGGTTTTTGCCGGGCGCCGATCGTGATCTGGTAAAAGTTTTTGAAAAAGAACAGCCTTTTAAAAACCTGTATTTTGATACCAAAGTTGAAAAAGTTGAGGTGAAAAAGAAGAAAGTTGAAGTGGTATTGAAGTCGGGCGAGAAAGAACAAAAAAAGAAATTCGATCGTGTTTTAGTGGCAATTGGAAGACAGCCGAATACAAAAGCTAGTAAACCACAAAATGCGGGAGTAGAGATTGGCGAAGACGGTTTTATAAAAGTCTTCAGTAATCGTAAAACTTCAGCAAATAATATTTACGCCATTGGTGATATTACCGGCCAGCCGATGTTAGCACACAAAGCTTCGCACGAAGGTCGTGTTGCTGCGGAAGTAATTAAAGGCGAGAAAGGTTCAACTTATGATGCTAAAGTAATTCCTGCGATTGTATTTACTGATCCTGAAATTGCCTGGTGTGGTCTTACAGAACAGGAGTTAAATTCATCCAATATCGATGCAAAAGTAGTGAAGTTTCCATGGTCGGCTTCGGGAAGAGCAAAAGCTTTAGGAACCGATAACGGACTTACAAAATTGATTGTAGAGAAAGAGACTGAGATTATTTTGGGTGGCGGTGTTGCCGGTAAAAATGCGGGTAGCTTAATTCCTGAAATTGCTTTAGCGATAGAAATGGGCACCACTGCAAGAGATCTGGCACTTACAATACATCCACACCCCACACTTTCTGAAACTTTAATGGAAAGTGCTGAATTATTCTACGGAAGTCCAACTCATATTGTTGATAAATAA
- the dinB gene encoding DNA polymerase IV has translation MISKAILHLDLDSFFVSVERKINSELNNKPVIVGGMGDRGVVASCSYETRKFGVRSGMPMKIARRLCPQAVYIKGNASIYTKESHLVTDIIKDQVPLFEKASVDEFYADLTGMDRFFGIEGFAKELRQHIIKESGLPISVGLSQNKVVSKIATSEIKPDAMSVIKHGEEKDFLAPLDVNKIPMIGNKTFQLLMGLGVYKVRTLQEMPVEVLEGVLGKNGRTIWKRANGIDHSPIVPFHDRKSISTERTFNRDTTDITRLHATLVAMTESLAYQLRRGNKLTSNISIKLRYSDFQTSTLQAKIPYTSADHILIPKAEELFKKLYNRRVLIRLIGVKLNGLVGGNYQINLFDDSEKMLSLYNSLDKIKNKYGERSVVRAVSMGAKTIGRMGNPFNGEPPVVLAHRKQ, from the coding sequence ATGATTTCAAAAGCTATTCTACATCTCGATCTGGATTCTTTCTTTGTTTCAGTAGAACGAAAAATAAATTCAGAATTAAATAATAAACCTGTCATCGTTGGTGGTATGGGCGATCGTGGAGTAGTAGCTTCCTGTAGCTATGAAACCAGAAAATTTGGAGTGCGATCGGGGATGCCTATGAAGATTGCCAGAAGACTTTGTCCTCAGGCAGTTTATATAAAAGGTAATGCCAGTATTTACACTAAAGAATCACATTTAGTAACCGATATTATTAAAGATCAGGTGCCTTTATTCGAGAAAGCAAGCGTAGACGAGTTTTACGCCGATCTTACCGGGATGGATCGATTTTTTGGAATAGAAGGTTTCGCCAAAGAGCTAAGACAACACATTATTAAAGAAAGCGGTTTGCCAATCTCGGTAGGATTATCGCAGAACAAAGTAGTTTCTAAAATTGCAACCAGCGAGATAAAGCCCGATGCGATGAGTGTGATTAAGCACGGAGAAGAAAAAGACTTTTTAGCGCCACTGGATGTTAACAAAATCCCCATGATCGGTAATAAAACCTTTCAGTTGCTTATGGGGCTTGGAGTTTATAAAGTACGAACGCTTCAGGAAATGCCGGTAGAGGTTTTAGAAGGTGTTTTAGGGAAAAACGGGCGAACCATCTGGAAACGCGCCAATGGGATCGATCATTCGCCAATTGTTCCGTTTCATGATCGAAAATCGATTTCTACCGAGCGTACTTTTAATCGAGATACCACAGATATCACCCGCTTGCATGCCACTTTAGTAGCAATGACCGAGAGCCTGGCGTATCAACTGCGACGAGGTAATAAGCTTACTTCTAACATCAGTATAAAGCTTCGATATTCCGATTTTCAAACCAGTACGTTGCAGGCGAAAATACCGTATACCAGCGCCGATCATATTTTGATCCCCAAGGCAGAAGAACTTTTCAAAAAACTATACAATCGTAGGGTTTTGATTCGGCTTATTGGTGTAAAACTTAACGGACTGGTAGGCGGGAATTATCAAATCAATTTATTTGATGATAGCGAAAAGATGCTGAGTTTATATAATTCTCTGGATAAAATTAAAAATAAATATGGGGAGCGAAGTGTGGTAAGAGCTGTAAGTATGGGTGCGAAAACTATAGGTCGAATGGGTAATCCATTTAATGGAGAACCGCCCGTGGTACTGGCGCATCGGAAACAATAA
- a CDS encoding DNA polymerase III subunit alpha → MYLNCHSYFSLRYGAFSENDLLELATANKTKFVALTDINNTSACLNFIKHSKNFPIKPLVGIDFRNGVDQQYVVIAKNRNGFREMNQHLSDHLHAKKNFDEKAPILDNCYVIYPFKKVLKNGKTDFSENEFIGVSVRDLNKLKFSEYKKYTSKLVVLQSVSFRSKKDFNAHRLLRAIDNNTLLSKLPLAEQGDPEDRMLPESELIEIFKEFPEILSNTEALAEKCNVEFTFSKKQNNNLSKIEGKKADEFTLRKLCFENIEKRYPEATEEVYARLDKELSAIIKLGFVSYFLINYEIVKYARKKKYPVIGRGSGANSIVAYIIGITNVDPIELDLYFERFINENRSSPPDFDIDFSWKDREDVTRFIFDRYDNVALMGTYVTFKRRAVIRELGKVFGLPKANIDKLSLARFAINELDQMELLVIRYSKLIAGFPNYLSVHSGGILILDDEVFNYGATFLPPKNFQTIQIDMNIAEEVGIHKFDILAQRGLSKITDTLELIQRNQPEAFVEDIDDIPKFKNDPKINNLLKTGDCMGVFYVESPAMRGLLTKLQTQDYMNLVAASSIIRPGISSGGMKEEYIKRHRDPARRKEGHPVMLKIMDDTYGIMVYQEDVMKVAHHFAGLSFDDADVLRRGMSGKKTSKGQMEKIEAQFRSNCEEKGYSLQITDEVWEQISSFAGYAFPKGHSASYAVESYQSLYLKKYFPLEFMVAVLNNGGGFYSVETYIQEIKNCGGKVHAPCINNSDHPNTIFGTDIYLGFGYIKELETKTVQQILENRQFFGTYKSLNDFIDRIEISIEQLRILLKVGAFRFTGKDKHQLLWEAYFRKIKSKKKTTQAGLFKIEHKEYDLPQFRYSALIDAYDHMELLGFPLCSYFDLLLEPVSKSMGVRDLRNFVGKEVCIYGKLICTKNTTTVNGKQMCFATFYDINYDIFDTVQFPNIVAKYPLYNQGVYCCVGKVVDEFDYLAIEAKAITFQKIKVDPRLVSSQFSA, encoded by the coding sequence ATGTATTTAAACTGTCATTCTTATTTTTCGTTGAGGTATGGCGCTTTTTCTGAAAATGATCTGCTGGAACTTGCAACGGCGAATAAAACAAAATTCGTTGCGCTTACCGATATTAATAATACTTCTGCCTGCTTAAATTTTATAAAGCATTCAAAGAACTTTCCAATAAAACCGCTTGTTGGTATCGATTTCCGTAATGGGGTAGACCAACAATATGTGGTTATAGCTAAAAACCGAAATGGATTTAGAGAGATGAATCAGCATCTTTCAGATCATCTGCACGCTAAAAAGAATTTTGATGAAAAAGCACCAATATTAGATAATTGCTACGTGATCTATCCTTTCAAAAAAGTACTGAAAAATGGCAAAACTGATTTTAGCGAAAATGAATTTATAGGAGTTTCAGTACGCGATTTAAATAAGCTGAAGTTTTCAGAGTATAAAAAGTACACTTCAAAATTGGTGGTTTTACAATCTGTTTCCTTCCGAAGTAAAAAAGATTTTAACGCTCATCGATTGTTACGTGCAATTGATAATAATACGCTGCTGAGTAAACTACCGTTAGCAGAACAAGGAGATCCTGAAGATCGGATGCTTCCGGAAAGCGAGCTTATCGAAATTTTTAAAGAATTTCCTGAAATCTTATCTAATACTGAAGCGCTTGCTGAAAAGTGTAATGTTGAATTTACCTTCAGTAAAAAACAAAATAATAATTTATCTAAAATTGAAGGAAAAAAAGCAGATGAGTTTACGCTTCGGAAATTATGCTTCGAAAATATCGAAAAGCGGTATCCAGAAGCTACTGAAGAAGTTTATGCCCGTTTGGACAAAGAACTTAGCGCCATTATAAAACTGGGCTTTGTTTCTTACTTTTTGATTAATTACGAGATTGTAAAATATGCTCGCAAAAAAAAGTATCCGGTAATTGGTAGAGGAAGTGGCGCAAATTCTATCGTGGCGTATATTATCGGGATTACCAATGTCGATCCTATAGAATTGGATCTTTATTTTGAACGTTTTATTAATGAAAATCGAAGTTCTCCGCCCGATTTTGATATCGATTTTTCCTGGAAAGATCGTGAAGATGTAACACGTTTTATTTTTGATCGTTACGATAATGTGGCTTTAATGGGAACCTATGTGACCTTTAAACGCCGAGCTGTGATTAGGGAGTTAGGTAAAGTTTTTGGGTTGCCAAAGGCCAATATCGATAAGCTTTCGTTAGCAAGGTTTGCTATTAACGAGCTCGACCAAATGGAGCTTTTGGTTATTAGGTATAGTAAATTAATTGCAGGGTTTCCCAATTACTTAAGTGTACATTCTGGGGGTATTTTAATTCTGGATGACGAGGTTTTTAATTACGGCGCTACTTTTTTACCGCCTAAAAACTTCCAGACGATACAAATCGATATGAATATTGCTGAAGAAGTGGGTATTCATAAATTCGATATTCTGGCGCAAAGAGGTTTGTCTAAAATTACCGATACTTTAGAATTGATTCAGCGAAATCAACCTGAAGCTTTTGTGGAAGATATTGATGATATCCCGAAGTTTAAAAACGATCCTAAAATCAACAATCTGCTTAAAACCGGAGATTGTATGGGTGTTTTTTATGTGGAATCTCCTGCCATGCGAGGATTACTAACCAAACTGCAAACTCAGGATTATATGAATCTTGTAGCAGCAAGTTCGATTATTCGCCCAGGAATTTCTAGCGGCGGAATGAAAGAGGAGTACATCAAACGACATCGCGATCCTGCACGCAGAAAAGAAGGTCATCCTGTAATGTTAAAAATTATGGATGATACTTACGGGATTATGGTGTATCAGGAAGACGTGATGAAAGTAGCGCATCATTTCGCCGGATTGAGTTTTGATGATGCCGATGTTTTACGCCGTGGAATGAGTGGTAAGAAAACTTCAAAAGGACAAATGGAGAAAATTGAAGCGCAATTCCGTAGTAATTGTGAAGAAAAAGGATATTCCCTGCAAATTACCGATGAGGTTTGGGAACAGATTTCTTCGTTTGCCGGTTATGCGTTTCCTAAAGGACATTCAGCTTCCTATGCTGTAGAAAGTTACCAGAGTTTATATCTAAAAAAATATTTTCCGTTAGAATTTATGGTAGCTGTACTCAATAATGGCGGCGGATTTTATTCCGTAGAAACTTACATTCAGGAAATCAAAAACTGTGGAGGGAAAGTACACGCTCCTTGCATCAATAACAGTGATCATCCCAATACTATTTTCGGGACAGATATTTATCTTGGTTTTGGATATATTAAAGAACTGGAAACAAAAACTGTTCAGCAAATTCTAGAAAATCGGCAGTTTTTTGGTACATACAAATCCCTGAATGATTTTATTGATAGAATAGAAATTTCTATAGAACAGCTAAGAATTCTTTTAAAAGTAGGCGCTTTTCGATTTACCGGTAAGGATAAACATCAATTATTATGGGAAGCTTACTTCAGGAAAATAAAATCAAAAAAGAAAACCACACAGGCCGGTCTTTTCAAAATAGAACATAAAGAGTATGATTTGCCGCAATTTCGGTACTCCGCATTAATCGATGCTTATGATCACATGGAGTTACTTGGATTTCCGCTCTGTAGTTATTTTGATTTATTACTGGAGCCTGTAAGTAAATCTATGGGTGTGAGAGACCTGAGGAATTTTGTAGGAAAAGAAGTCTGCATCTACGGTAAATTAATTTGTACTAAGAATACCACCACAGTAAACGGTAAACAAATGTGCTTTGCTACTTTTTATGATATTAACTACGATATTTTTGATACGGTACAATTTCCAAATATAGTTGCAAAATATCCACTATATAATCAGGGAGTTTATTGTTGCGTTGGCAAGGTTGTGGACGAATTCGATTACCTTGCTATAGAAGCTAAAGCAATAACTTTCCAAAAAATTAAGGTAGATCCACGTTTAGTCTCTTCTCAGTTTAGTGCCTAA
- a CDS encoding T9SS type B sorting domain-containing protein, whose product MKLIKYVFFFIVLGSYGQAITVDDLGVSKEELVAGLLDNSCVQITNVSQSDKKAVAYFNNNSGDFPISEGVIIRSGKAKLTEGPYSGQNLSTQINTNIDPDLQAINNASGQSTRISDVAFLQFEFIPLSEKFSFDFIFASNEYGQWQCASSDVFGFLLTEVATGETQNIAVIPETTKPISVRTINDSNFNDNCESDNPEYFESYQVGAANSVINMRGYTKVLTASAKIKAGKKYRIKLVIGDSNDSNYDSAILIAAGSFKTNLDLGADRQLCSGTFTRLNTGLEDSSYRHKWFFQDKEIPNETNHYLDVRKPGKYNVRVTKDDKQCDISDQIIVENLSYKELPDLVVCDNGDKEQLFNLTKNGHEELGLSSEQYDLVYFKDRAISTNQISETDLEAFKSEPGETIVVKLRSKETGEFCSAATSFKLAVNGSINLELPEEIVVCEPQGSNVVDVSEIGDIVYDQLGEGAYLFNIFRSAANAELDRNPVADLSNFSISGNTSTFQIFGKVRDTLVENCFSIFPLNVSLKELPPVSRLEKVVECSSYILPPIEFGDYYTQSGGAGRKLEAGDVIEDSGTYYIYNTSFSGCSNESSFKVELIEDYKLNDYYCGDFVVPTPPAGAFYDAPDGPNGTGKEISAGTVFTSDFSIYYYGELEDGTLCKQDRFNVEILLLPKVDKIDDVVVCNSFTLPELNNGTYYTDANGNGKRLRPGNRISSTKTIYIFNDNGVCSNESLFEITILPNFNDIVACGSYTLPAITVGNYFDESGKRLAPGTVFTESTSVLYSAETTDGSDCAKEIKFSISVNPIPEVSRLDDALVCVENGYILPEITKGKYFTKANRKGKQILPGTKIIKSQRIFINNLQNSCANESSFAIEVRKLAPVENFIDVYKCFGYELPKLQFGKYYTEPDAQGEELAAGTIIQQTQRIYIYNEWSDFESCTNEKFFTVYIEGVRVDRPEAINACDSYILPKLKEGAYFTESGGQGDEINPGTEITESTSLYIYKKAGVRFVCEDEYEFNIRISRTPIVSEMPDIEVCGSYKVPTKYSATSAGIASSDYEMYYATDPEDQDAMLKPGTIITQPGTYTIYFKAQSKFNETCFDYTSFNVTVYPLQDLEVEREAVCVNIATGEVETGAYFYTGLNPNVFEVDWFYNNKLVHTGVEFEAMQPGEYIIRTTKIDGKIETGCGFKETSVFVEESAKPEISVTVSEPFKDVAVVNVEVINGRGAYVFSMDDGEFQEENQFYDVSSGSHIINVKGKLGYCGLTSQLINVLKHPKFFTPNSDGYNDVWNIAELKTHPEAEVHIYDRYGAYITKIKPAVGGWDGSKEGGHMPSNDYWFQVNFKQDGRQITYKSHFALKR is encoded by the coding sequence ATGAAATTGATAAAATATGTGTTTTTCTTTATTGTATTAGGAAGTTATGGTCAAGCTATAACTGTAGATGATCTTGGCGTATCCAAAGAAGAATTGGTTGCCGGTTTACTAGATAATTCTTGTGTACAGATTACTAATGTATCACAGTCTGATAAGAAGGCGGTAGCCTATTTCAATAATAATTCTGGTGATTTTCCTATTTCTGAAGGAGTAATTATTCGCTCTGGGAAAGCTAAACTTACTGAAGGTCCTTATTCAGGGCAAAATCTAAGTACTCAAATTAATACAAATATAGATCCAGATCTTCAGGCTATCAATAATGCCTCTGGGCAAAGTACTAGAATTTCTGATGTTGCTTTTTTGCAATTTGAATTTATTCCGCTATCCGAAAAGTTTAGCTTCGATTTTATTTTCGCTAGTAACGAATATGGCCAGTGGCAATGTGCAAGTAGTGATGTTTTTGGTTTTTTACTTACCGAGGTAGCAACAGGCGAAACTCAGAATATAGCTGTAATCCCGGAAACTACAAAGCCTATTTCTGTTAGGACGATCAACGATTCTAATTTCAATGATAACTGTGAGAGCGATAATCCCGAGTATTTTGAGAGCTATCAGGTAGGTGCTGCTAACTCTGTTATCAATATGCGAGGGTACACTAAAGTGCTTACAGCTTCAGCTAAAATAAAGGCGGGTAAAAAATACCGTATCAAACTGGTGATTGGGGATAGTAACGATTCTAATTATGATAGTGCGATTTTGATTGCTGCGGGTAGTTTTAAAACAAATCTCGATTTAGGGGCAGATCGCCAGCTATGCTCAGGAACATTTACTCGATTAAATACAGGCTTAGAGGATTCTAGTTATCGGCACAAATGGTTTTTTCAAGATAAAGAAATTCCTAACGAAACCAATCATTATCTGGATGTTCGAAAACCAGGGAAATATAATGTAAGGGTAACAAAAGATGATAAGCAGTGCGACATTTCCGATCAAATTATTGTAGAAAACCTAAGTTATAAGGAACTTCCTGATTTGGTGGTTTGTGATAATGGTGATAAAGAGCAACTATTTAATCTTACCAAAAACGGACATGAGGAATTAGGCCTAAGCTCAGAACAGTATGATCTGGTTTATTTTAAAGATCGAGCGATTTCTACAAATCAAATTAGCGAAACAGATTTAGAAGCATTTAAAAGCGAGCCCGGTGAAACAATCGTAGTCAAGCTTAGAAGCAAGGAAACCGGAGAGTTTTGCAGCGCAGCCACTTCTTTTAAGTTGGCAGTAAATGGATCTATAAATTTAGAACTTCCTGAAGAAATTGTGGTCTGCGAACCACAAGGCAGTAATGTAGTTGATGTTTCTGAAATTGGTGATATAGTTTACGATCAGTTAGGGGAAGGGGCTTACCTTTTTAATATATTTAGATCTGCAGCTAATGCAGAGCTTGATCGTAATCCTGTTGCAGACCTCTCTAATTTTAGTATTTCTGGAAACACTTCAACTTTTCAGATTTTCGGTAAAGTAAGGGATACTTTAGTTGAAAATTGCTTTAGTATTTTTCCATTGAATGTAAGTTTGAAAGAACTTCCGCCGGTATCTAGATTAGAAAAAGTTGTAGAATGTTCCTCTTATATTCTACCGCCTATTGAGTTTGGAGACTACTATACCCAATCTGGAGGAGCAGGCCGGAAGTTGGAAGCAGGAGATGTGATTGAAGACTCTGGGACTTATTACATTTATAATACTTCATTTTCAGGGTGCTCTAACGAGTCGAGCTTTAAAGTGGAATTGATAGAGGATTATAAGTTGAATGACTATTACTGTGGTGATTTTGTTGTACCAACTCCTCCAGCAGGAGCGTTTTATGATGCGCCTGATGGACCAAACGGAACTGGAAAAGAAATTAGTGCAGGAACTGTCTTCACATCAGACTTTAGTATTTATTATTATGGAGAACTGGAAGATGGCACACTTTGTAAACAAGATAGATTTAATGTTGAAATTTTGTTGTTACCAAAAGTAGATAAGATAGATGATGTGGTGGTTTGCAATAGTTTTACGTTACCAGAACTTAACAATGGAACTTACTACACTGATGCTAATGGAAACGGAAAACGCTTACGTCCAGGGAATAGAATCAGTTCTACCAAAACGATATATATCTTTAATGATAATGGGGTTTGTAGCAATGAATCTTTATTTGAGATCACAATTCTTCCTAACTTCAATGACATTGTAGCTTGTGGAAGTTACACCTTGCCAGCAATTACCGTGGGTAATTATTTTGATGAATCTGGAAAGCGCTTAGCGCCTGGAACTGTTTTTACTGAAAGTACATCGGTGCTGTATTCAGCAGAAACGACAGATGGTTCAGATTGTGCAAAAGAGATTAAGTTTTCGATTAGCGTGAATCCAATTCCGGAGGTTAGTAGGCTTGATGATGCATTAGTATGTGTAGAGAATGGTTATATTTTACCAGAGATTACTAAAGGGAAATATTTTACAAAAGCCAATCGAAAAGGAAAGCAAATTTTGCCGGGCACCAAAATAATCAAGAGTCAGAGAATCTTTATTAATAATCTTCAAAATTCCTGTGCTAACGAAAGTTCTTTTGCTATCGAAGTTAGAAAGTTAGCACCAGTAGAGAATTTTATTGATGTTTATAAGTGCTTTGGGTATGAGTTGCCAAAATTACAATTCGGTAAATATTATACGGAACCTGATGCGCAGGGAGAAGAATTAGCAGCGGGTACTATTATTCAGCAAACGCAACGAATTTATATTTACAATGAGTGGAGTGATTTTGAATCGTGTACAAATGAAAAATTCTTTACAGTTTACATTGAGGGCGTTCGGGTAGATAGGCCAGAAGCTATTAATGCTTGCGATTCTTATATTCTCCCAAAGCTTAAAGAAGGTGCTTATTTTACCGAATCTGGAGGACAAGGAGATGAAATTAATCCTGGTACTGAAATTACTGAAAGTACAAGCTTGTATATTTATAAAAAAGCGGGAGTTCGTTTTGTCTGTGAGGACGAATATGAATTTAATATTAGGATTTCTAGAACTCCAATAGTTTCAGAAATGCCAGATATTGAGGTCTGCGGAAGTTATAAAGTTCCTACAAAATATTCAGCAACGAGTGCTGGCATTGCTTCTTCAGATTATGAAATGTACTATGCGACCGATCCTGAAGATCAAGATGCCATGCTGAAACCCGGAACTATCATTACACAACCGGGCACATATACTATTTATTTTAAAGCTCAATCTAAATTTAATGAAACCTGTTTTGACTATACTTCATTTAATGTGACGGTTTATCCTTTACAAGACTTAGAAGTAGAAAGAGAAGCAGTTTGTGTAAATATAGCGACGGGAGAAGTTGAGACTGGAGCATATTTTTATACGGGCCTCAATCCAAATGTTTTCGAAGTTGACTGGTTTTATAATAATAAATTAGTGCATACCGGTGTAGAGTTTGAGGCGATGCAACCTGGAGAATATATTATTAGAACAACAAAGATAGATGGTAAGATCGAAACTGGTTGTGGCTTTAAAGAAACTTCTGTTTTTGTAGAAGAGTCTGCCAAGCCAGAAATTTCGGTCACCGTATCAGAACCTTTTAAGGATGTTGCCGTAGTGAATGTTGAAGTGATAAATGGAAGGGGAGCTTATGTTTTTAGTATGGATGATGGCGAATTCCAAGAAGAAAATCAATTCTACGATGTTTCATCTGGATCACATATTATTAATGTAAAAGGAAAATTAGGCTATTGTGGTTTAACATCTCAATTAATAAACGTGCTTAAGCATCCTAAATTTTTCACTCCAAATAGTGATGGTTATAATGATGTCTGGAATATTGCTGAGTTAAAAACACATCCTGAAGCCGAGGTTCATATTTACGATCGCTACGGAGCATATATCACTAAAATTAAACCTGCTGTGGGAGGTTGGGATGGATCGAAAGAAGGAGGTCACATGCCTTCTAATGATTATTGGTTTCAGGTTAATTTCAAGCAGGATGGTAGGCAGATAACTTATAAGTCTCATTTTGCCCTAAAGCGATAA
- a CDS encoding type III pantothenate kinase, whose protein sequence is MNLVIDLGNTFAKMAVFQNDKSMALFKVLKSEKNKKIQKIFEEYPQIEFSILSSVLNDDRLLIDFLKEKSILVYLDQKTKVPFRNKYSSPETLGKDRIALAAAAVCAFPENNALIIDAGTCVTYDLVDHESQYLGGGISPGLQMRFNAVHKFTEKLPLIHADSNHLKLVGSSTEESIKSGICFGFAAEIDGMISSYKSEFKDLTVILTGGDSLFLSKRLKNSIFANSNFLLEGLNHILEFNKNQ, encoded by the coding sequence ATGAATTTGGTTATTGATTTAGGGAATACTTTTGCGAAAATGGCTGTTTTTCAAAATGATAAGTCGATGGCGCTTTTTAAAGTTTTGAAGTCAGAAAAAAATAAAAAAATTCAAAAAATTTTTGAAGAGTACCCGCAAATTGAATTTTCTATTCTTTCTAGCGTCCTAAATGATGATCGCTTGCTGATAGATTTTCTTAAAGAAAAAAGTATTTTGGTCTATCTGGATCAAAAAACAAAAGTTCCTTTCCGTAATAAATATAGTTCTCCAGAAACTTTAGGGAAGGATCGTATCGCCTTGGCAGCTGCAGCGGTTTGTGCTTTTCCAGAAAATAACGCTTTAATTATCGATGCGGGAACATGTGTAACTTATGATCTCGTAGATCATGAATCTCAGTATCTGGGAGGGGGAATTTCCCCTGGTTTACAAATGAGATTTAATGCCGTACATAAGTTTACAGAAAAATTACCGTTAATACATGCAGATAGTAACCATCTAAAATTGGTGGGTAGCTCTACAGAAGAAAGTATAAAAAGCGGGATTTGTTTTGGTTTTGCTGCAGAAATTGACGGAATGATTTCCAGTTACAAATCAGAATTTAAAGATTTAACAGTTATTTTGACGGGTGGTGATAGTCTATTTTTGTCAAAGCGACTAAAAAATAGCATATTTGCGAACTCAAATTTTCTTTTAGAGGGTTTAAACCACATTTTAGAATTTAACAAAAATCAATGA
- the lptC gene encoding LPS export ABC transporter periplasmic protein LptC produces the protein MRITYREIIQGIVTLIGVTMLFSCEGNLNEVRALQNPADAPRGIAKGIMLKYTDSGKVVATLKSKKMLDYQNKNFPYREFPDGLDIEFYDEDDKKSTVTADYGIIYDKTGLIDLRGNVVIFTADSTILEGNQLYWDQNQSWVFTDRANQIKFPDGSFNEGMGFDSNQKFDKFNFRTNNGIQNIDESEK, from the coding sequence ATGAGAATCACATATCGTGAAATAATACAAGGCATTGTCACGCTAATAGGCGTGACAATGCTTTTTTCATGTGAAGGTAATCTGAATGAAGTTAGAGCGCTTCAGAATCCGGCAGATGCCCCTCGAGGTATAGCTAAAGGAATTATGCTGAAGTACACTGATTCTGGTAAAGTGGTAGCCACTTTAAAGAGTAAGAAGATGTTAGATTACCAAAATAAAAACTTTCCTTATCGTGAATTTCCAGATGGACTGGATATAGAATTTTACGACGAGGACGATAAAAAAAGTACGGTTACTGCAGATTACGGTATTATTTACGATAAAACCGGTTTAATTGATCTTAGAGGAAATGTGGTGATCTTTACAGCGGATAGTACAATTCTGGAAGGAAATCAGCTATACTGGGATCAAAACCAAAGTTGGGTTTTTACCGACCGTGCAAATCAAATTAAATTTCCAGACGGTTCTTTTAATGAAGGAATGGGTTTTGATTCTAATCAAAAATTCGATAAATTCAACTTTAGGACTAATAACGGAATTCAAAACATAGACGAGTCAGAGAAATGA